A part of Candida albicans SC5314 chromosome 2, complete sequence genomic DNA contains:
- a CDS encoding uncharacterized protein (Ortholog(s) have copper ion binding activity, role in mitochondrial respiratory chain complex IV assembly and extrinsic component of mitochondrial inner membrane, mitochondrial intermembrane space localization) — protein sequence MSNYYNKNKKSYSDVELPTNPNLPSWIITPKEEKAVFERWRKRAFARCDELINKYIECSNSYSNPVDAVKKCQKINEESLACVAQYQTKEYLDIEKDLFIKEKLEKKKLYKLYLEKQMQEKQQQQQQEKQG from the coding sequence ATGagtaattattataataaaaacaagaaatcatATTCTGATGTAGAATTACCCACAAATCCTAATTTACCAAGTTGGATAATCACTcctaaagaagaaaaagccGTATTTGAACGATGGAGAAAAAGAGCATTTGCTAGATGtgatgaattaattaataaatatattgaatgTTCCAATAGTTATTCTAATCCTGTGGATGCCGTTAAGAAAtgtcaaaaaataaatgaagaaaGTTTAGCTTGTGTAGCACAATATCAAACTAAAGAATATttagatattgaaaaagatttgtttattaaagaaaaattggaaaagaagaagttatacaaattatatttagAAAAGCAAATGCAagagaaacaacaacagcaacaacaagagaAACAAGGTTGA
- a CDS encoding kinetochore-associated Ndc80 complex subunit (Ortholog of S, cerevisiae Spc24; a component of the conserved kinetochore-associated Ndc80 complex involved in chromosome segregation, spindle checkpoint activity and kinetochore clustering; Hap43-induced gene): protein MTTSVDKLNKLIEEVNNQDELQLIEEINLYIKTLYELRQVKIDQLSNIIHQLNQQIITSNKEINQLNKINDYNYELINVNNFNFVSQQSFQFTNFDRSSSSSSESTNNIFQMINKRLNELDNLKVVIVKELTDLETNLNNLKYKQNNLHESMEDINDKLDKLLNDMDKSGIMEQDPSILRINLFRNLGIKLENMPPNANSGGGGDSNSNSSNNNNTEEDCVIITDDNNNVNILNIEPKLSDYFISNYIWDKL, encoded by the coding sequence ATGACAACATCggttgataaattaaataagcttattgaagaagttaataatcaagatgaattacaattaattgaagaaataaatcTATATATTAAAACCCTTTATGAATTACGACAAGtgaaaattgatcaattatcGAATATAAtccatcaattaaatcaacaaatcatCACTagtaataaagaaattaatcagttaaataaaatcaatgattataattatgaattaattaacgtcaataatttcaatttcgtTAGTCAACAACTGTTtcaatttacaaattttgatcgatcatcatcatcatcatcggAATCCACtaacaatatttttcaaatgataaataaacgattaaatgaattagataatttaaaagttgttattgttaaagAATTAACTGATTtagaaacaaatttaaataatttgaaatataaacaaaataatttacaTGAATCAATGGAAgatattaatgataaattagataaattattaaatgatatGGATAAACTGGGGATAATGGAACAAGATCCTTCAATTTTaagaattaatttatttagaAATTTGGGTataaaattggaaaatatgCCCCCTAATGCCaatagtggtggtggtggtgatagtaatagtaatagtagtaataataataatactgaAGAAGATTGTGTGATAATTactgatgataataataatgtcaatatattgaatattGAACCTAAATTAAGCGATTATTTTATATCAAATTATATCTGGGATAAACTATaa
- a CDS encoding mitochondrial 54S ribosomal protein mL60 (Mitochondrial ribosomal protein of the large subunit; rat catheter biofilm induced), whose product MFESLVRSGGYVWKFTSRLTTTQKYKLRSRMKQVDENIKNIYQGLIAMENKSMGEPTGLKKIDYLQFEFPKENEMTTRDKYTTFNRHSKNYRKPVHRVPKWTKLSFRENPKYF is encoded by the coding sequence ATGTTTGAATCATTAGTTAGATCAGGAGGTTATGTTTGGAAATTCACTTCAAGATTAACCACTacacaaaaatataaattacGTAGTCGAATGAAACAAGTTGATGAAAACATCAAGAATATTTATCAAGGATTAATTGCCAtggaaaataaatcaatggGTGAACCTACaggattgaaaaaaattgattatttacaatttgaatttcctaaagaaaatgaaatgacTACAAGAGATAAATATACTACTTTTAATAGACATTCGAAAAATTATCGTAAACCAGTTCATCGAGTGCCTAAATGgacaaaattatcatttagagaaaatccaaaatatttttaa
- the HSK3 gene encoding Hsk3p (Subunit of the Dam1 (DASH) complex, which acts in chromosome segregation by coupling kinetochores to spindle microtubules; expression regulated during planktonic growth) — translation MSSSNTPNKQAISSNERQSIIRTTLTPPSSTTSGNHPDPSLSSSSATQRKLSHLNSQMAQLNANLCDFNDLLVTTCSQYQSIEKLGKIHASIFMAGHTVFEDENFN, via the coding sequence ATGAGTAGCAGTAATACACCAAACAAACAAGCAATATCTTCAAATGAAAGACAATCAATAATACGCACAACATTAACTCCACCATCTTCAACTACCAGTGGAAATCATCCTGATCcttcattatcttcatcatctgCTACACAACGTAAATTATCTCATCTAAATTCTCAAATGGCTCAATTAAATGCAAATCTATGTGatttcaatgatttattgGTGACTACATGTAGTCAATATCAAAGTATAGAAAAATTAGGGAAAATCCATGCAAGTATATTTATGGCTGGTCATACAGtttttgaagatgaaaatttcaattaa
- a CDS encoding uncharacterized protein (Protein with a life-span regulatory factor domain; regulated by Sef1, Sfu1, and Hap43; flow model biofilm induced; Spider biofilm induced) — protein MSDFAFNNYCIHCDKLCLNNSVYCSEECKSIAYESSLNQLQHNHSTTSANASAAGSTSSVNSTKSNTPSLVSPLLTPALYIQLQQQQQQQHLQINTPLNISSLTPNTNYNNNEYDYDDNDDDELNYFDLNYSVQSNINYTTNTTKSNNELINSTSDNYRKWLTAL, from the coding sequence ATGTCAGATTTTGCCTTCAATAACTATTGTATACATTGTGATAAATTATGTTTGAACAATTCAGTCTACTGTTCAGAAGAATGTAAATCAATAGCATATGAATCTTCATTGAATCAACTACAACACAATCACAGTACCACTAGTGCTAATGCCAGTGCTGCTGGTAGCACTAGTAGTGTTAATAGCACTAAATCAAACACGCCATCATTGGTGTCACCTTTGTTAACTCCAGCCTTATATatacaactacaacaacaacaacagcaacagcatTTACAGATAAATACTCCATTAAATATATCATCTTTAACTCCAAACAcaaattacaacaacaatgaatatgattatgatgataatgacgatgatgaattgaattattttgatttgaattattccgttcaatcaaatatcaattataccaccaataccaccaaatcaaataatgaattgataaattcaaCTTCAGATAATTATCGTAAATGGTTAACTGCATTATAA